Proteins co-encoded in one Ruegeria pomeroyi DSS-3 genomic window:
- a CDS encoding ABC transporter ATP-binding protein: MSAKPMSSRELVGWLWQNYLKSRMGLLGVAFLFMLLEGSMVGAISYMMQPMFDEIFVNGNGDALVWVSLAFLVIFSLRGMASVGQKVLLARISQETAAHLRFDLLKRLIQQDTAFHQTHPPGFLIQRVQVDVGSVNQVWQVIITGAGKDLVSLVVLIGVAINVDLIWTLVMLVGVPIAFLPIAAAQRYVRKKAAMARDQGATLATRLDEIFHGIVPIKLNALERYQLDRFDGHMKTYVRSEVRASFGTASITGLVDVMAGLGFMGVLLYGGAEIIAGEKSVGQFMSFFTAIGLSFDPMRRLASISGTWQAAAAALERIKDLLDAPILLLSPPKPVAAPSGLPAIRLQDVSLSYGDAQVLRNLSLTAEAGKTTALVGASGAGKSTIFNLLTRLVDPQSGAVTVGDVAVEKMSLEKLRSLFSVVTQEALLFDETLRENILLGRTDVSEARLQEVLDAAHVSDFLPKLEHGLETLVGPRGSALSGGQRQRVVIARALLRDTPILLLDEATSALDAQSEKVVQAALDQLSGGRTTLVIAHRLSTIRNADKIVVMERGEVVDQGSHEELLARGGIYADLYRLQFEGGKELVDPVGVAAQERPGTEEPQRASAWYRRLMSRILG, translated from the coding sequence ATGAGCGCTAAACCGATGTCCTCGCGCGAGCTGGTGGGCTGGCTCTGGCAGAATTATCTAAAAAGCCGGATGGGCCTCTTGGGCGTGGCCTTTCTGTTCATGCTGCTCGAAGGTTCGATGGTCGGCGCGATCAGCTACATGATGCAGCCGATGTTCGACGAGATCTTCGTCAACGGCAATGGCGATGCGCTGGTCTGGGTCAGCCTCGCCTTTCTGGTGATCTTCTCGCTGCGGGGCATGGCCAGCGTCGGGCAAAAGGTGCTGCTGGCGCGCATCTCGCAGGAAACCGCCGCTCATCTGCGCTTCGACCTGCTCAAACGGCTGATCCAGCAGGATACCGCCTTTCACCAGACCCATCCGCCCGGCTTCCTGATCCAGCGGGTGCAGGTGGATGTTGGCTCGGTCAATCAGGTCTGGCAGGTGATCATCACCGGCGCGGGCAAGGACCTGGTCTCGCTGGTGGTGCTGATCGGGGTGGCGATCAATGTCGATCTGATCTGGACGCTGGTCATGCTGGTGGGCGTGCCGATCGCGTTTCTGCCGATTGCGGCGGCACAACGATATGTGCGCAAGAAGGCCGCAATGGCGCGCGACCAGGGCGCGACGCTGGCGACCCGGCTGGACGAGATTTTCCACGGCATCGTGCCGATCAAGCTGAACGCGCTGGAGCGCTATCAGCTGGACCGGTTCGACGGCCATATGAAGACCTATGTCCGCTCCGAGGTGCGCGCCTCGTTCGGGACCGCCTCGATCACCGGTTTGGTGGATGTGATGGCGGGCCTGGGTTTCATGGGCGTGCTGCTTTATGGCGGCGCCGAGATCATCGCCGGGGAAAAGAGCGTTGGTCAGTTCATGAGCTTCTTCACCGCCATCGGGCTCAGCTTTGACCCGATGCGGCGACTGGCCTCGATCTCGGGCACCTGGCAGGCGGCGGCGGCGGCGCTGGAGCGGATCAAGGATCTGCTCGACGCGCCGATCCTGCTGCTGTCGCCGCCCAAACCGGTGGCCGCACCCTCGGGCCTGCCGGCGATCCGGCTTCAGGATGTCTCGCTCTCCTATGGCGACGCGCAGGTGCTGCGCAACCTGTCGCTGACGGCCGAGGCCGGCAAGACCACCGCGCTTGTGGGCGCATCGGGGGCGGGAAAATCGACCATTTTCAACCTGCTCACCCGGCTCGTCGACCCGCAATCGGGCGCCGTCACCGTGGGCGACGTTGCGGTCGAGAAGATGTCGCTCGAAAAACTGCGCAGTCTGTTCTCGGTGGTCACGCAAGAGGCGCTTCTGTTCGACGAAACCCTGCGCGAAAACATCCTGCTGGGGCGCACCGATGTCAGCGAGGCACGGCTGCAAGAGGTGCTGGATGCCGCCCATGTGTCGGATTTCCTGCCCAAGCTGGAACATGGGCTCGAAACTTTGGTGGGGCCGCGCGGCTCGGCCCTGTCGGGCGGACAGCGGCAACGGGTGGTGATCGCGCGCGCCCTGCTGCGCGACACGCCGATCCTGCTGCTGGACGAAGCGACCTCGGCGCTCGACGCGCAATCGGAAAAGGTGGTGCAGGCCGCGCTCGATCAACTGTCGGGCGGGCGCACGACCCTGGTCATCGCGCACCGGCTGTCGACCATCCGCAACGCCGACAAGATCGTGGTGATGGAGCGCGGCGAAGTGGTGGATCAGGGCAGCCATGAAGAGTTGCTGGCTCGCGGCGGCATCTATGCCGATCTTTACCGGCTGCAATTCGAAGGCGGCAAGGAACTGGTGGACCCGGTCGGCGTTGCTGCCCAGGAACGCCCCGGCACCGAAGAACCGCAACGCGCCTCGGCCTGGTACCGGCGGCTGATGTCACGCATCCTGGGCTAA
- the eda gene encoding bifunctional 4-hydroxy-2-oxoglutarate aldolase/2-dehydro-3-deoxy-phosphogluconate aldolase produces MTSRDTRAICEMAPIVPVLVIDDAAHARPLAEALVAGGLPALEVTLRTPAALEAIRIMSEVPGSVVGAGTLITPEDVRAAKAAGARFGVSPGATDRLLAACEEEGLPLLPGAATASEAMRLLERGYDMLKFFPAEASGGAPALKAIGAPLPQIAFCPTGGVSPQNAESYLSLPNVVCAGGSWVAPKDLVAAGDWAGIEALARDAAALRRG; encoded by the coding sequence ATGACATCCCGCGACACCCGCGCCATCTGCGAGATGGCGCCCATCGTTCCTGTTCTGGTGATCGACGATGCAGCCCATGCCCGCCCGCTGGCCGAGGCGCTGGTCGCCGGTGGTCTGCCCGCGCTGGAGGTGACCCTGCGCACCCCGGCGGCGCTCGAGGCGATCCGCATCATGTCCGAGGTGCCTGGCAGTGTGGTCGGCGCCGGGACGCTGATTACCCCGGAAGACGTGCGCGCCGCCAAGGCCGCCGGTGCCCGGTTCGGGGTGTCGCCCGGAGCCACCGACAGGTTGCTGGCTGCTTGCGAAGAAGAGGGCCTACCGCTGTTGCCGGGTGCCGCCACCGCCAGCGAGGCGATGCGCCTCTTGGAGCGGGGCTATGACATGCTCAAGTTCTTTCCCGCCGAGGCCTCGGGCGGCGCGCCCGCGCTGAAGGCGATCGGGGCGCCCTTGCCGCAGATCGCGTTCTGCCCCACCGGCGGTGTGTCGCCGCAGAATGCCGAGAGCTATCTGAGCCTGCCCAATGTGGTCTGTGCCGGGGGCAGCTGGGTGGCGCCAAAGGATCTGGTGGCGGCTGGCGACTGGGCCGGGATCGAAGCGCTCGCGCGAGACGCCGCGGCGCTGCGCCGGGGCTAG
- the edd gene encoding phosphogluconate dehydratase, with translation MVHATIAQVTARIVTRSAATRGPYLARIDEARDQGPARAHLSCSGQAHAYAGAGADQQALATGSTGHLGIVTSYNDMLSAHQPFERYPDVLRQAARSVGGTAQVAGGVPAMCDGVTQGAAGMELSLFSRDVIAMAAGVALSHNTFDAAVFLGVCDKIVPGLVIAAQSFGHLPAVFVPAGPMTSGLPNDEKAKVRQRFAAGEVGHAALMAAEMAAYHGPGTCTFYGTANTNQMLMEFMGLHLPGASFVPPGTGLREALTAEAARRSLSLSALGDNYTPVGHVLDERAYVNGIVGLMATGGSTNLLIHLVAMARAGGILLDWQDFAEISAVVPLVARVYPNGLADVNHFHAAGGLGYTIHTLLEAGFLHPDTLTVAGRGLELYTREPKLRGDVLSWEAGTETSLNDKILRPASDPFQASGGLSRLSGSLGTAVMKVSAVAPEHRVVEAPVRVFHDQNEVKAAFKAGELTGDMVVVVRFQGPKANGMPELHSLTPILSILQGRGQKVALVTDGRMSGASGKVPAAIHVVPEALEGGPIARLRDGDLLRVDAEAGVLDILTEGVLARAPATADLSGNQFGTGRDLFAAFRAVVGSADTGASVFGG, from the coding sequence ATGGTACATGCGACCATAGCGCAGGTAACGGCTCGGATCGTCACGCGCAGCGCCGCGACGCGCGGGCCTTATCTGGCGCGGATCGATGAGGCCCGCGACCAGGGCCCGGCGCGGGCGCATCTCAGCTGTTCGGGACAGGCGCATGCCTATGCCGGGGCGGGGGCGGATCAACAGGCGCTGGCCACCGGTTCGACCGGGCATCTGGGCATCGTCACCAGCTATAACGACATGCTTTCGGCGCATCAGCCGTTCGAGCGCTACCCGGATGTATTGCGACAGGCGGCCCGTTCTGTCGGCGGCACGGCGCAGGTGGCAGGCGGGGTTCCGGCCATGTGCGACGGCGTCACCCAGGGCGCGGCTGGCATGGAACTGTCGCTGTTCTCGCGCGACGTGATCGCCATGGCGGCGGGGGTAGCGCTCAGCCACAATACCTTTGATGCGGCGGTGTTCCTGGGCGTCTGCGACAAGATCGTGCCGGGGCTGGTGATCGCGGCACAGAGCTTTGGCCACCTGCCGGCGGTCTTCGTGCCGGCCGGGCCGATGACCAGCGGCCTGCCCAATGATGAAAAGGCCAAGGTGCGGCAACGCTTTGCCGCCGGCGAGGTGGGGCATGCCGCGCTGATGGCCGCCGAGATGGCAGCCTATCACGGGCCGGGCACCTGCACCTTTTACGGCACTGCCAACACCAATCAGATGCTGATGGAGTTCATGGGCCTGCACCTGCCGGGCGCCAGTTTCGTGCCGCCGGGCACCGGCCTGCGCGAGGCGCTGACCGCCGAGGCGGCGCGCCGGTCGCTGAGCCTCTCGGCGCTGGGCGACAACTATACTCCGGTGGGGCATGTGCTGGATGAACGCGCCTATGTGAATGGGATTGTCGGGCTGATGGCGACCGGCGGCTCGACCAACCTGCTCATTCATCTGGTTGCCATGGCGCGGGCAGGGGGCATCCTGCTCGACTGGCAGGACTTTGCAGAGATTTCGGCGGTGGTGCCGCTGGTCGCGCGGGTTTATCCCAACGGGCTGGCCGATGTGAACCATTTCCACGCGGCGGGGGGGCTTGGCTATACCATCCACACCCTGCTCGAGGCCGGGTTCCTGCATCCCGACACGTTGACCGTGGCGGGCCGGGGGCTGGAGCTCTATACCCGCGAACCAAAGCTGCGCGGCGACGTGCTGAGTTGGGAGGCCGGGACCGAGACCAGTCTCAACGACAAGATCCTGCGCCCGGCCTCGGACCCGTTCCAGGCCAGCGGCGGGCTGTCGCGGCTTTCGGGGTCGCTGGGCACGGCGGTGATGAAAGTCTCGGCAGTGGCGCCGGAACACCGGGTGGTCGAGGCGCCTGTGCGCGTGTTTCATGACCAGAACGAGGTCAAGGCCGCCTTCAAGGCGGGCGAACTGACCGGCGACATGGTGGTGGTGGTCCGCTTTCAGGGGCCCAAGGCCAACGGTATGCCCGAGTTGCACTCGCTGACGCCGATCCTGTCGATCCTGCAAGGGCGCGGGCAAAAGGTGGCGCTGGTGACCGACGGGCGCATGTCGGGGGCCTCGGGCAAGGTTCCGGCAGCGATCCACGTGGTGCCCGAGGCGCTGGAGGGTGGGCCGATCGCGCGGCTGCGCGACGGCGACCTGTTGCGGGTCGATGCCGAGGCGGGTGTGCTCGATATCCTGACCGAGGGCGTGCTGGCGCGCGCACCGGCCACCGCGGACCTGTCGGGCAATCAGTTCGGCACCGGGCGCGACCTGTTTGCCGCGTTTCGCGCCGTGGTCGGTTCGGCCGATACCGGCGCCAGCGTTTTTGGAGGATAA
- the zwf gene encoding glucose-6-phosphate dehydrogenase, which produces MVSRVIPVNAFDLVLFGATGDLARRKILPGLFHRYEVGQMPEEARIIGSARTELSTEAFRADVRQAIEEFTPETPTRAAVLERFLLKLDYVAVDARGDAGWQALAAMLRPDVVRAFYLSVGPSLFAGIARQLDCHGMATPEARIVVEKPFGRDLETARALNAGLRACFEEHQIYRIDHYLGKETVQNLMALRFANSLFEPLWNATHIDHVQITVAESLGIEGREAYYDQSGAMRDMVQNHLVQLLCLTAMEPPSKFTPNAVRDEKVKVIEALDPVPPGDIARGQYRADKGGDGYLDHVGDAQSRTESFIALKVHVANWRWAGVPFYLRTGKRLRARVSEIVVQFRDPPHSIFPNVGPIHGNKLIIRLQPDEGITLRTTIKDPGPGGFRLAEVPLDMSFAEALGGDVRPQDAYERLVMDVIRGDQTLFMRGDEAEAAWAWVDPIIAEWEKNRDRPYPYDQGSSGPEEALMLLHRDGRRWRQIGG; this is translated from the coding sequence ATGGTATCGCGCGTCATTCCGGTCAACGCTTTCGATCTGGTCCTGTTCGGGGCCACCGGCGATCTGGCTCGCCGCAAGATTTTGCCGGGCCTCTTCCATCGCTACGAGGTTGGGCAGATGCCGGAAGAGGCGCGGATCATCGGCTCGGCCCGGACTGAGTTGAGCACCGAGGCCTTCCGCGCTGACGTGCGTCAGGCGATCGAGGAGTTCACGCCCGAAACCCCGACCCGTGCTGCGGTGCTGGAGCGGTTCCTGCTAAAGCTTGACTATGTCGCGGTGGATGCACGCGGAGACGCGGGCTGGCAGGCGCTGGCCGCAATGTTGCGCCCGGATGTGGTGCGCGCCTTTTACCTGTCGGTCGGACCGTCGCTGTTTGCCGGTATAGCCCGCCAGCTGGACTGCCACGGCATGGCCACGCCCGAGGCGCGGATCGTGGTCGAAAAACCCTTTGGCCGCGATCTGGAAACCGCACGCGCCCTGAATGCCGGTCTGCGCGCCTGTTTCGAAGAGCACCAGATCTATCGGATCGACCATTATCTGGGCAAGGAGACGGTGCAGAACCTGATGGCGCTGCGCTTTGCCAATTCGCTGTTCGAACCGCTGTGGAACGCGACCCATATCGACCACGTGCAGATTACCGTGGCCGAAAGCCTGGGGATCGAGGGGCGCGAGGCCTATTACGACCAGTCCGGCGCCATGCGGGACATGGTTCAGAACCATCTGGTGCAGCTCCTTTGTCTGACCGCGATGGAGCCACCATCGAAATTCACTCCGAACGCGGTGCGCGACGAAAAGGTCAAGGTGATCGAGGCGCTTGACCCGGTTCCGCCCGGCGACATCGCCCGGGGACAGTATCGCGCCGACAAGGGTGGCGATGGTTATCTGGATCATGTGGGTGACGCCCAGAGCCGTACCGAAAGCTTCATCGCGCTCAAGGTTCACGTGGCCAACTGGCGCTGGGCCGGGGTGCCGTTCTATCTGCGTACGGGCAAGAGGCTGCGGGCGCGGGTGTCGGAAATCGTGGTGCAGTTCCGCGATCCGCCACATTCGATCTTTCCCAATGTGGGACCGATCCATGGCAACAAGCTGATTATCCGGCTGCAACCGGACGAGGGCATCACCCTGCGCACCACGATCAAGGATCCGGGCCCGGGCGGCTTCCGGCTGGCCGAGGTGCCGCTGGACATGAGCTTTGCCGAGGCGCTGGGCGGCGATGTCCGGCCTCAGGATGCCTATGAGCGGCTGGTGATGGATGTGATCCGGGGCGACCAGACCCTGTTCATGCGCGGAGACGAGGCCGAGGCCGCCTGGGCCTGGGTTGATCCGATCATCGCCGAATGGGAAAAGAACCGCGACCGGCCCTATCCTTATGATCAGGGCAGTTCGGGACCGGAAGAGGCACTGATGCTGCTGCATCGTGACGGCCGCCGCTGGCGGCAGATCGGAGGATGA
- the ptsP gene encoding phosphoenolpyruvate--protein phosphotransferase — protein sequence MADGTESESRKLLGRLREAMATDEAGQARLDRITHLIADSMGTEVCSIYLFRDTDTLELCATEGLKPESVHQTRMRLGEGLVGRVAKSGKVVNTPNAPAAKGFRYMPETGEERYSSFLGIPVQRLGEKLGVLVVQSRDAREFSADEVYALEVVAMVLAEMAELGAFVGEGAALSPLHQKSALFRGSTGQEGAAAGHVWLHEPRVVITNPIADDPQRELERLNEAVDELRVGVDKMLEMSQNGDKEQLQVLEAYRMFANSKGWMRRMEEDIARGLSAEAAVEKEQSLARARMGQVQDSYLRERLADLDDLSNRLLRILTGQGKQTGAELPPDPILVARNIGPGDLLEYGRSLKGVVLEEGSVGSHAAIVARALAIPLVVHAERITTEALNGDQILVDGDQGVVHLRPEDSVVAAFRDKIAMQADAQARYASIRETPAVTQDGQRINLVMNAGLMADLPSLESSGAEGVGLFRTELQFLVRNQMPKRSELVALYSRVLDAAKGKRVVFRTLDIGSDKVLPYMKPTDEPNPALGWRAIRVGLDKPGVMRMQLQALIRAANGRALTIMFPFVAQAEEYHAARAEVDKTIAREKVLGHPLPETLEIGAMLETPSLAFAPQKFFDDVGFLSIGGNDLKQFFFAADRENERVRRRYDTLNSSFLSLIERIVERCGISGTPLSFCGEDAGRPIEAICLAAMGIRTLSMRPASIGPVKSLLLRTDLGELRKIITDARHRGVQSVRPAVMDWLSQRP from the coding sequence ATGGCGGACGGAACCGAAAGCGAATCCCGCAAGCTGCTGGGGCGGCTGCGCGAAGCGATGGCGACGGACGAGGCCGGACAGGCCCGTCTGGACCGTATCACGCATCTGATCGCCGACAGTATGGGGACCGAGGTCTGCTCGATCTACCTGTTTCGCGATACCGACACGCTGGAACTCTGTGCCACCGAAGGGTTGAAGCCTGAGTCGGTGCACCAGACCCGGATGCGGCTGGGCGAGGGGCTGGTCGGCCGCGTCGCCAAGTCGGGCAAGGTGGTCAACACCCCCAATGCGCCCGCGGCCAAGGGATTCCGCTACATGCCTGAAACGGGGGAAGAACGGTATTCCTCCTTTCTGGGCATTCCGGTGCAGCGCCTGGGAGAGAAGCTGGGCGTGCTGGTCGTACAGTCGCGTGACGCACGCGAGTTTTCGGCCGACGAGGTCTATGCGCTGGAAGTGGTGGCCATGGTGCTGGCCGAGATGGCCGAATTGGGCGCCTTTGTCGGCGAGGGGGCGGCGCTGTCGCCGCTGCACCAGAAATCGGCGCTGTTCCGGGGCAGTACCGGCCAGGAAGGCGCCGCCGCGGGCCATGTCTGGCTGCACGAGCCGCGGGTGGTGATCACCAATCCGATCGCCGATGATCCGCAACGCGAGCTGGAACGCCTGAACGAGGCGGTGGACGAGCTGCGCGTCGGCGTCGACAAGATGCTAGAGATGTCGCAGAACGGCGACAAGGAACAGTTGCAGGTTCTCGAAGCCTACCGAATGTTCGCCAATTCCAAGGGCTGGATGCGCCGGATGGAAGAGGACATCGCCCGGGGCCTCAGCGCCGAAGCAGCGGTTGAAAAGGAACAGTCCCTTGCCCGTGCCCGCATGGGGCAGGTGCAGGATTCCTATCTGCGCGAGCGGTTGGCCGATCTGGATGACCTGTCGAACCGCCTGCTGCGCATCCTGACCGGTCAGGGCAAGCAGACGGGCGCCGAACTGCCGCCCGATCCGATCCTGGTGGCGCGCAATATCGGTCCGGGCGATCTGCTGGAATATGGCCGTTCTCTCAAGGGGGTCGTGCTCGAAGAGGGCTCGGTCGGTAGCCATGCAGCCATCGTGGCGCGGGCGCTGGCGATCCCGCTGGTGGTGCATGCCGAGCGGATCACCACCGAGGCGCTGAACGGCGATCAGATCCTGGTTGATGGCGATCAGGGCGTGGTGCATCTGCGCCCCGAGGACAGCGTAGTCGCGGCCTTTCGCGACAAGATCGCGATGCAGGCTGATGCGCAGGCGCGCTATGCCTCCATCCGGGAAACCCCCGCCGTCACCCAGGACGGCCAGCGTATCAATCTGGTGATGAATGCCGGCCTGATGGCCGATCTGCCCTCGCTCGAAAGCTCGGGCGCCGAGGGGGTGGGGCTGTTTCGGACCGAGTTGCAATTCCTGGTGCGCAACCAGATGCCGAAACGCTCGGAGCTGGTCGCGCTTTACTCCCGCGTGCTGGACGCAGCCAAGGGCAAGCGCGTGGTGTTCCGTACGCTCGATATCGGGTCGGACAAGGTGCTGCCCTATATGAAGCCCACGGACGAGCCGAACCCCGCGCTGGGCTGGCGTGCCATCCGGGTGGGGCTGGACAAGCCCGGGGTGATGCGGATGCAGTTGCAGGCGCTGATCCGGGCCGCCAACGGGCGCGCGCTGACGATCATGTTCCCCTTTGTTGCCCAGGCCGAGGAATATCACGCCGCGCGCGCCGAGGTGGACAAGACAATCGCGCGCGAAAAGGTGCTGGGGCATCCGCTCCCTGAGACGCTGGAAATCGGCGCCATGCTCGAGACGCCCTCGCTGGCCTTTGCGCCGCAGAAATTCTTTGACGATGTCGGCTTTCTCTCGATCGGCGGCAACGATCTGAAACAGTTCTTCTTTGCCGCCGACCGCGAGAACGAGCGGGTGCGCCGGCGCTATGACACCCTCAACAGCAGTTTTCTCAGCCTGATCGAGCGGATTGTCGAGCGTTGTGGCATCTCCGGGACGCCGCTCAGCTTTTGTGGCGAGGATGCCGGGCGCCCGATCGAGGCGATCTGTCTGGCGGCGATGGGTATCCGCACCCTGTCGATGCGCCCCGCTTCAATTGGGCCGGTCAAGAGCTTGCTTTTGCGCACGGATCTGGGTGAGCTTCGCAAGATCATCACCGACGCTCGCCATCGCGGTGTACAATCGGTGCGCCCGGCGGTGATGGACTGGCTGAGCCAGCGTCCCTGA
- a CDS encoding aspartate kinase: MPTLVMKFGGTSVANLDRIRRAAKRVGVEVAKGYDVIVIVSAMAGKTNELVGWVNETSPLFDAREYDAVVSSGENITAGLMALTLQEMDIPARSWQGWQVPLMTNSAHSQARIEEIPPHNINQKFAEGMKVAVIAGFQGVSPEGRITTLGRGGSDTTAVAFAAAFEADRCDIYTDVDGVYTTDPRICTKARKLEKISFEEMLELASLGAKVLQTRSVELAMRYKVKLRVLSSFEEQSDTAGTLVVDEEEIMESNVVSGVAYSRDEAKMTVVSVQDRPGVAATIFNALSEGGVNVDMIVQNVSEEGITDMTFSCPTDQVARAEKAMNAVKDAGELEFEDLLVDYDVCKVSVVGIGMRSQSGVAAKMFKILSDEGINIKVITTSEIKISVLIDRKYMELAVQALHDAFELDKAA, from the coding sequence ATGCCAACGCTCGTGATGAAATTTGGCGGCACATCGGTCGCCAATCTCGACCGTATCCGCCGCGCGGCCAAGCGTGTCGGCGTCGAAGTGGCCAAGGGCTATGACGTGATCGTCATCGTTTCGGCAATGGCTGGCAAGACCAACGAGCTGGTGGGCTGGGTCAACGAAACCTCGCCGCTGTTTGATGCGCGCGAATACGATGCTGTGGTGTCCTCGGGCGAGAACATCACCGCCGGTCTGATGGCGCTGACCCTGCAAGAGATGGATATCCCGGCGCGCAGCTGGCAGGGTTGGCAGGTGCCGCTGATGACCAACAGCGCCCACAGCCAGGCCCGGATCGAAGAGATCCCGCCCCATAACATCAACCAGAAATTCGCCGAAGGCATGAAGGTCGCGGTGATCGCCGGGTTCCAGGGCGTCAGCCCCGAGGGCCGTATCACCACGCTGGGCCGAGGTGGGTCGGACACCACCGCCGTTGCCTTTGCCGCCGCCTTCGAGGCCGATCGCTGCGACATCTATACCGATGTGGACGGCGTCTATACCACCGACCCGCGCATCTGCACCAAGGCGCGCAAGCTGGAAAAGATCTCGTTCGAGGAAATGCTCGAACTGGCCTCGCTGGGGGCCAAGGTGCTGCAAACCCGCTCGGTCGAACTGGCCATGCGCTACAAGGTCAAACTGCGTGTCCTCTCCAGTTTCGAGGAACAATCCGACACCGCCGGTACGCTGGTTGTCGATGAGGAGGAAATCATGGAATCCAATGTAGTCTCCGGCGTTGCCTATTCCCGCGACGAGGCCAAGATGACCGTTGTTTCGGTCCAGGACCGCCCCGGCGTTGCGGCCACCATCTTCAACGCGCTCAGCGAGGGTGGCGTGAACGTGGACATGATCGTGCAGAACGTGTCCGAGGAAGGCATCACCGACATGACCTTCTCGTGCCCGACAGATCAGGTGGCGCGCGCGGAAAAAGCGATGAACGCGGTCAAGGACGCTGGCGAGCTGGAATTCGAGGACCTGCTGGTCGATTATGACGTCTGCAAAGTCTCGGTCGTCGGTATCGGCATGCGCAGCCAGTCGGGCGTGGCCGCCAAGATGTTCAAGATACTCTCGGATGAGGGGATCAACATCAAGGTGATTACAACCTCTGAGATAAAGATTTCCGTTCTGATTGACCGGAAATACATGGAACTTGCGGTGCAGGCGCTGCATGATGCGTTTGAACTGGACAAGGCGGCCTGA